Proteins from a single region of Methanotorris igneus Kol 5:
- a CDS encoding NAD(P)/FAD-dependent oxidoreductase, which yields MRTVIVGSGAGGLTTASTIRKYDKDMEIVVITMDRHVAYSPCAIPYVIEGEIKSFEDIIMHTPEDYKKERNIDIITKAKVVDVNSKENKVVYEKDGEKFELDYNYLVLATGGTPFVPPIEGKDLEGVFTVRTVEDGMKIDEYAKKSNSVVVAGAGAIGLEMAYAFKKRGLDVTVVEMAPQVLPRALDPDMAEKVKEYLEKEGIKIILNKPVEKIVGKDKVEGVVVDNKVIEADMVIMATGVRPNIELAKKAGCEIGKWAIKVDEKMQTSIPNIYAVGDCVEVVDFVTKQVTMSPFGTTAVRQGKVAAKNIVGIKAEFNPVLNAMVSKIGDLEIGGVGLSALSANQNGIPIVIGRCKALTRARYYPGGKPIEIKMIFDKDKRVVGCQIVGGERVAERIDAMSIAIFKGVKADELANMEFCYAPPVSMVNEPLALAAEDALEKFD from the coding sequence ATGAGGACGGTAATAGTTGGTAGCGGAGCAGGAGGATTGACAACAGCTTCAACGATAAGAAAATACGACAAGGATATGGAGATCGTCGTAATCACAATGGATAGGCACGTTGCTTATTCTCCATGTGCTATACCTTATGTTATTGAAGGAGAGATAAAATCATTTGAAGATATAATAATGCACACACCAGAGGACTACAAAAAAGAAAGAAACATTGACATAATTACTAAGGCAAAAGTTGTTGATGTAAACTCAAAAGAAAATAAGGTTGTTTATGAAAAAGATGGAGAAAAGTTTGAATTAGATTACAATTATCTTGTTCTTGCAACAGGAGGAACACCATTTGTCCCTCCAATTGAGGGGAAAGATTTGGAAGGAGTATTTACAGTTAGAACTGTTGAAGATGGAATGAAAATTGATGAATACGCTAAAAAATCAAACAGTGTTGTTGTTGCTGGTGCTGGAGCTATTGGATTAGAGATGGCCTATGCCTTCAAAAAGAGAGGTTTGGATGTTACAGTTGTAGAGATGGCTCCGCAGGTATTGCCAAGGGCATTAGATCCAGATATGGCTGAGAAGGTTAAGGAATATTTGGAAAAAGAAGGAATCAAGATTATTTTAAATAAGCCAGTCGAGAAAATCGTCGGTAAGGACAAAGTTGAGGGTGTTGTTGTTGATAATAAAGTCATTGAGGCAGATATGGTTATTATGGCTACTGGCGTAAGACCAAATATCGAATTGGCTAAAAAGGCAGGATGTGAAATTGGAAAATGGGCAATAAAAGTCGATGAAAAGATGCAAACCTCTATTCCAAATATCTACGCCGTTGGAGATTGTGTTGAAGTTGTTGACTTTGTAACAAAACAGGTGACAATGTCTCCATTTGGAACCACCGCAGTAAGGCAAGGAAAGGTTGCAGCAAAGAATATAGTTGGAATAAAGGCAGAGTTCAATCCAGTTTTAAATGCAATGGTTTCAAAAATAGGAGACTTGGAAATTGGAGGGGTGGGTCTAAGTGCTTTATCTGCAAACCAAAATGGCATTCCAATAGTTATTGGAAGATGCAAAGCACTAACAAGAGCAAGATACTACCCAGGAGGAAAACCAATAGAAATCAAGATGATTTTTGATAAAGATAAAAGAGTAGTTGGATGCCAAATCGTTGGTGGAGAGAGAGTCGCTGAGAGAATCGATGCCATGTCAATAGCAATATTCAAAGGGGTTAAAGCAGATGAATTAGCAAATATGGAGTTCTGCTATGCCCCACCCGTCTCAATGGTAAATGAGCCATTGGCTCTCGCTGCTGAGGACGCTCTGGAGAAGTTTGATTAA
- the rpsJ gene encoding 30S ribosomal protein S10, which yields MQKARIKLSGTNHKELDEVCRQIKAIAEKTGVDISGPIPLPTKVLKVVTRKAPDGEGSETYERWYMKIHKRLIDIEADERTLRHIMKVKIPDSVQIEIQFK from the coding sequence ATGCAAAAAGCAAGAATAAAATTGAGTGGTACAAACCACAAAGAATTGGATGAAGTTTGTAGGCAAATAAAAGCAATTGCAGAAAAAACAGGAGTTGACATATCAGGACCTATACCATTACCAACAAAAGTATTGAAAGTTGTAACAAGAAAAGCACCAGATGGAGAAGGTTCTGAGACCTATGAAAGATGGTACATGAAAATACACAAGAGATTAATTGACATTGAAGCAGATGAAAGAACATTAAGACACATTATGAAAGTCAAAATACCAGACTCAGTTCAAATAGAAATTCAGTTCAAATAA
- a CDS encoding 30S ribosomal protein S7, translating to MLEEIKIFGKWDPTEVVVRDPSLRRYINLTPIYVPHTAGRFTKKQFDKAKMSIVERLANKIMRKEHNTGKKLKALKIVEEAFEIIEKRTKQNPIQVLVDALENAGPREETTRISYGGITYLQSVDSSPSRRLDIALRNIALGAWQASHKNKKSIAECLAEEIIAAAKGDIQRSFAVRKKEETERVAQSAR from the coding sequence ATGTTGGAAGAAATTAAAATATTTGGTAAGTGGGATCCTACAGAGGTTGTTGTTAGAGATCCAAGTTTAAGAAGATACATAAACTTAACACCAATTTATGTTCCACACACAGCAGGTAGATTTACAAAGAAACAATTTGATAAAGCTAAAATGAGCATTGTTGAGAGATTAGCAAACAAAATAATGAGAAAGGAACACAACACTGGAAAAAAACTCAAAGCATTAAAAATTGTTGAAGAAGCATTTGAAATTATTGAAAAAAGAACAAAACAAAACCCAATCCAAGTTTTAGTTGATGCCTTAGAAAACGCTGGTCCAAGAGAAGAAACAACAAGAATCTCCTATGGTGGAATTACTTACTTACAATCTGTTGACTCATCACCATCAAGAAGATTAGATATTGCTTTAAGAAACATCGCATTAGGTGCATGGCAGGCATCACACAAAAACAAAAAGAGCATTGCTGAATGCTTAGCAGAAGAAATAATTGCTGCTGCAAAAGGAGACATTCAAAGAAGCTTCGCTGTCAGGAAAAAAGAAGAAACAGAAAGAGTTGCTCAATCAGCAAGATAA
- a CDS encoding 30S ribosomal protein S12 produces MSGSKSPRGEFAGRKLRLKRKKCRWHDYNYVRRVLRLKEKYDPLEGAPMARGIVIEKVGLEAKQPNSAIRKCVRVQLIKNGRVVTAFCPGNHAINFIDEHDEVIIEGIGGPKGPRAKGDIPGVKYKVIMVGKNSLRELVRGRQEKVKR; encoded by the coding sequence ATGTCAGGAAGTAAATCACCAAGAGGGGAATTTGCTGGAAGAAAGTTAAGATTGAAAAGAAAGAAATGTAGATGGCATGACTACAACTATGTCAGAAGAGTATTGAGATTAAAAGAAAAATATGACCCATTAGAAGGAGCTCCAATGGCAAGAGGAATTGTTATTGAAAAAGTTGGTTTAGAGGCAAAGCAGCCAAACTCTGCTATTAGGAAGTGTGTTAGAGTTCAGTTAATCAAAAACGGTAGAGTTGTTACAGCATTCTGTCCAGGAAACCACGCTATAAACTTCATTGATGAACACGATGAAGTTATTATTGAAGGTATTGGGGGACCAAAAGGGCCAAGAGCAAAAGGGGACATTCCAGGAGTTAAATATAAGGTCATTATGGTCGGTAAGAACTCATTAAGAGAGCTCGTTAGAGGAAGACAAGAAAAAGTTAAAAGATAA
- a CDS encoding elongation factor EF-2, which translates to MGRRAKMIEKIKTLMEQHDRIRNIGICAHIDHGKTTLSDNLLAGAGMISKDLAGEQLALDFDEEEAQRGITIYAANVSMVHTYEGKDYLINLIDTPGHVDFGGDVTRAMRAIDGTIVVVCAVEGVMPQTETVLRQALREKVKPVLFINKVDRLINELKLTPEELQNRFMKIITDVNNLIKKMAPEEFKDKWLVNVMDGSVAFGSAYNNWAISVPFMQKSGITFKDIIEYCEQDKQKELAEKAPLHEVVLDMVIKHLPNPVEAQKYRIPNIWKGDLNSEIGKAMLNCDPNGPLAGVITKIIMDKHAGPVSACRLFSGRLRQGDEIYLVTSKSKARAQQVSVFMGPERIQVDSVSAGNICAITGLKEATAGETICSPNNIIEPPFEAITHVSEPVITVAIEPKNNKDLPKLIEVLRQIAREDNTVKVEINEETGEYLISGMGELHIEVITKTKIGRDAGIEVEVGNPIVVYRETVTTQSPIVEGKSPNKHNKLYFVVEPLEESVLQAYKEGKIKDEDFKKRTTPEVEKALVEAGLDKEEAKRVMSIYEGNMLINMTRGIIHLDESRELIIQGFKEAVRNGPLAAEKCQGVKVKLVDAIFHEDAIHRGPAQLIPAVRFGIRDAIMQAKPVLLEPMQMVFISTPQDYMGDAIREISNRRGQILDMEQEGDMAIIKAKCPVAEMFGFAGAIRGATQGRCLWSIEFAGFEKVPPELQDQLIKQIRERKGLKVE; encoded by the coding sequence ATGGGTAGAAGAGCAAAGATGATTGAAAAAATTAAAACCTTAATGGAGCAACACGACAGAATTAGAAACATTGGGATTTGTGCTCACATTGACCACGGTAAAACAACATTATCCGATAACTTATTGGCTGGAGCAGGAATGATTTCAAAAGATTTAGCAGGAGAGCAGTTAGCATTGGACTTTGATGAGGAAGAGGCACAAAGAGGTATTACAATTTACGCTGCAAACGTTTCAATGGTTCACACCTACGAAGGTAAAGATTACTTAATTAACTTAATCGACACCCCAGGGCACGTTGACTTCGGTGGGGACGTTACAAGAGCAATGAGAGCAATTGATGGAACAATTGTCGTCGTTTGTGCAGTAGAAGGTGTAATGCCACAGACAGAAACTGTTTTAAGACAAGCATTGAGAGAAAAAGTAAAACCTGTCTTATTCATCAACAAAGTTGACAGATTAATCAACGAGTTAAAATTAACACCAGAAGAATTACAAAACAGATTCATGAAAATCATTACCGATGTAAACAACTTAATTAAGAAAATGGCTCCAGAAGAATTCAAAGACAAATGGCTTGTTAACGTCATGGATGGAAGTGTTGCATTTGGTTCAGCATACAACAACTGGGCAATTTCAGTTCCATTCATGCAAAAGAGTGGAATAACATTCAAAGACATTATTGAATACTGCGAACAAGACAAACAAAAAGAACTTGCTGAAAAAGCTCCATTGCATGAAGTAGTTTTAGACATGGTTATTAAGCACTTACCAAACCCAGTTGAGGCACAAAAATACAGAATTCCAAACATCTGGAAAGGAGACCTCAATTCAGAAATTGGTAAAGCAATGCTCAACTGTGATCCAAACGGTCCATTGGCAGGAGTTATTACAAAAATTATCATGGACAAACACGCTGGACCTGTTTCAGCATGTAGATTGTTCAGTGGAAGATTAAGACAAGGGGACGAAATCTACTTAGTAACTTCAAAATCAAAAGCAAGGGCTCAGCAAGTTTCTGTCTTCATGGGTCCAGAAAGAATACAAGTAGATAGCGTTTCAGCAGGTAACATCTGTGCTATTACTGGATTAAAAGAGGCAACAGCAGGGGAAACGATCTGTTCACCAAACAACATAATTGAGCCACCATTTGAGGCAATTACCCACGTTAGTGAGCCAGTTATTACAGTTGCTATTGAACCAAAGAACAACAAGGACTTGCCAAAATTAATTGAAGTATTAAGACAAATAGCAAGAGAAGACAACACAGTAAAAGTTGAAATTAACGAAGAAACTGGAGAATACTTAATCAGCGGTATGGGAGAATTGCACATTGAAGTTATTACAAAAACAAAAATTGGAAGAGATGCAGGAATTGAGGTTGAAGTAGGTAACCCAATTGTTGTTTATAGAGAAACGGTAACTACACAATCACCAATAGTTGAAGGTAAGTCACCAAACAAACACAACAAACTCTACTTCGTTGTTGAACCATTAGAAGAGAGTGTCTTACAAGCATACAAAGAAGGTAAAATTAAAGATGAGGACTTCAAGAAGAGAACAACACCAGAAGTTGAGAAAGCATTAGTTGAGGCAGGATTGGACAAAGAAGAAGCTAAGAGGGTAATGTCCATCTATGAAGGAAACATGTTAATCAACATGACAAGAGGTATTATCCACTTAGACGAATCCAGAGAATTAATTATACAAGGATTCAAAGAGGCGGTAAGAAACGGTCCATTAGCAGCAGAAAAATGTCAAGGAGTTAAGGTTAAGTTAGTAGATGCTATCTTCCACGAAGATGCAATCCACAGAGGTCCAGCACAATTAATTCCAGCAGTAAGGTTTGGTATCAGAGATGCGATAATGCAAGCAAAACCAGTATTATTAGAGCCAATGCAAATGGTATTCATCAGCACACCACAAGACTACATGGGAGACGCAATAAGAGAAATCAGCAACAGAAGAGGACAAATATTAGATATGGAGCAAGAAGGGGACATGGCAATTATCAAAGCAAAATGTCCAGTTGCAGAGATGTTTGGATTCGCTGGAGCAATTAGGGGAGCTACCCAAGGTAGATGTCTCTGGAGTATAGAGTTTGCTGGATTCGAAAAAGTACCGCCTGAATTACAGGATCAATTAATAAAACAAATAAGAGAAAGAAAGGGATTGAAAGTTGAATAA
- the tuf gene encoding translation elongation factor EF-1 subunit alpha, which produces MAKQKPVLNVAFIGHVDAGKSTTIGRLLYDSGAIDPQVLEKLKREAAEKGKAGFEFAYVMDGLKEERERGVTIDIAHKKFETPKYEITIVDCPGHRDFIKNMITGASQADAAILVVDVNDHKTGIQPQTREHMFLARTLGINQIAVAINKMDTVNYSQEAYEAMKKMLSEQLLKILGYNPDNIDFIPVASYHGDNVVKKSDKMPWYNGPTLVEALDKFNPPEKPTNLPLRIPIQDVYSITGVGTVPVGRVETGILKPGDKVIFEPAGVQGEVKSIEMHHEQISQAEPGDNIGFNVRGVSKKDIKRGDVCGHPDNPPTVAEEFTAQIVVLQHPTVITVGYTPVFHAHTAQVACTFTEILKKLNPATGEVIEENPDFIKAGDAAIIKVRPTKPMVIENVKEIPQLGRFAIRDMGMTIAAGMAIDVKAKNK; this is translated from the coding sequence ATGGCAAAACAAAAGCCAGTATTAAACGTTGCATTCATTGGACACGTTGACGCAGGTAAGTCAACAACAATTGGAAGACTCTTATACGACAGTGGAGCAATTGACCCACAAGTTTTAGAAAAATTAAAAAGAGAAGCTGCAGAAAAAGGTAAAGCAGGATTCGAGTTTGCTTACGTTATGGACGGTTTAAAAGAAGAGAGAGAAAGAGGGGTTACAATCGACATTGCTCACAAGAAATTCGAAACTCCAAAATACGAAATTACAATTGTCGACTGTCCTGGACACAGAGACTTCATTAAAAACATGATTACTGGAGCTTCACAAGCAGACGCTGCTATATTAGTCGTTGACGTAAACGACCACAAAACAGGTATCCAACCACAAACAAGAGAACACATGTTCTTAGCAAGAACATTAGGTATCAACCAAATTGCAGTTGCAATTAACAAGATGGACACTGTAAACTACAGCCAAGAAGCTTACGAAGCAATGAAAAAGATGCTCTCAGAACAATTATTGAAAATCTTAGGATACAACCCAGACAACATTGACTTTATCCCAGTTGCGTCATACCATGGAGACAACGTTGTTAAAAAATCAGACAAAATGCCATGGTACAATGGACCAACATTAGTTGAAGCATTAGACAAATTCAACCCACCAGAAAAACCAACAAACTTACCATTAAGAATCCCAATCCAAGACGTTTACTCAATTACAGGGGTCGGTACAGTTCCTGTTGGTAGAGTAGAAACAGGTATCTTGAAACCAGGAGACAAAGTTATATTCGAACCAGCAGGAGTTCAAGGAGAAGTCAAATCCATCGAAATGCACCACGAACAAATCTCACAAGCAGAGCCTGGAGACAACATTGGTTTCAACGTAAGAGGTGTCAGTAAGAAAGATATTAAGAGAGGAGACGTTTGTGGACACCCAGACAACCCACCAACAGTTGCAGAAGAATTCACAGCACAAATCGTTGTCTTACAACACCCAACAGTCATTACAGTTGGTTACACACCTGTCTTCCACGCACACACAGCACAAGTTGCATGTACATTCACAGAAATCTTGAAGAAGTTGAACCCAGCAACTGGTGAAGTTATAGAAGAAAATCCAGACTTCATTAAAGCTGGAGATGCTGCAATCATCAAAGTCAGACCAACAAAACCAATGGTTATTGAAAACGTAAAAGAAATCCCACAACTCGGAAGATTCGCTATCAGAGATATGGGTATGACAATCGCAGCAGGTATGGCAATCGATGTTAAAGCAAAAAACAAATAA